The sequence CAACAGCGGATTGGACCTGAATACGCGGGTCCTTTGGGAGTTCTTCAAGCTCTAGCAGATGGAACAAAACTACTTTTCAAAGAGAGTCTTATTCCATCTAGGGGAGATACTCGTTTATTCAGTATCGGACCATCCATATCAGTTATATCCATTATAATAAGCTATTCGGTAATTCCTTTTggatataattttgttttatccgaTCTCAATATCGGTGTTTTTTTATGGATTTCTATTTCGAGTATTGCTCCGATTGGACTTCTTATGTCAGGATATGGATCAAATAACAAATATTCCTTTTTGGGTGGTCTACGAGCAGCTGCTCAATCGATTAGTTATG comes from Arachis duranensis cultivar V14167 unplaced genomic scaffold, aradu.V14167.gnm2.J7QH unplaced_Scaffold_111243, whole genome shotgun sequence and encodes:
- the LOC127743770 gene encoding NAD(P)H-quinone oxidoreductase subunit 1, chloroplastic; translation: MIIDTTEVQDINSFFRLESLKEVYGILWVFAPIFTLVLGITISVLAIVWLEREISAGIQQRIGPEYAGPLGVLQALADGTKLLFKESLIPSRGDTRLFSIGPSISVISIIISYSVIPFGYNFVLSDLNIGVFLWISISSIAPIGLLMSGYGSNNKYSFLGGLRAAAQSISYEIPLTLCVLSISLRAIR